A window of Benincasa hispida cultivar B227 chromosome 9, ASM972705v1, whole genome shotgun sequence genomic DNA:
ATAAATACAGCTTTTAGTAGCAGAAGACGTCGAGATTCGGTCCGAGAGACATGGATGCCTCGAGGTATTTAAGTCCCACTCATTGTTCTTATGTCTCATTTTTTATCACTTGACTGCTAAAACATGGTTTAATGTTTTGGTCAGGGGAAAAGCTGTTCCAGTTGGAGCGAGAGAAGGGGATTGTTGTCCGGTTTATGATTGGCCATAGGTAGAATTGCGTTTCTTGTGGGGTATTTGGCTCTTGCTACTTGTTTGAAATTAGATGCTGGCGAAAATAGGCAAACTCACTTATTTTCCTATAtggtttattcttctttttccaaCCAAACGGTATTAACAAATGTAATAGGCCATTTAAAGGATAGAGTATTAGGGGGTTTTCGTTGgccaaaatttttctttttgagttcCTCTTATAATCATGCGCTGGATTGTCTCAAGGCATGACAATAACAGACGTGGGTTTGTGATGACTTTTCCGGTTGAAgctttttctctataaatacttGTGAGAGAAGCACAAATTAAGTGTTTTTAAAAGCCATCTTAATATGTTGAGTGTTTTCAAACTTGCTCTTTGACTATTTAACCAAACATAGGAAAATATTGAAGAAtgctttaaaatttttcttctttcagaaAAGGGTACAGAGGAAGGTGTAGAAACTAAATTGTGTAGCAGGGTCATTTTCATGGTATATGAGATGGGAGGTGTTAGCTTATACAACAACAGAAACTTTTCTTCTCCACGCAAAGGAAAGTTGTGGAAACTAAAAAGTGATGTTTGGTCTGTTCACATTATAAGATGGTCTAACATAGGACTGAAGCTGCAAGTTATACCATGCTGTTTTAATTCTTGAAAATAAGTTATAAGATTTTAAGGTCCTCTGTTTTACAATCATAATTATGACACGGAGATTTTCTGGATTGCTTTCTATTGCTGAAACTGGAGTGTGTCAATAGATGGGCCAAACAAGTTCTTTGTTGGTGGTTTCCTTTTACAAAAGCAGCAAGAACTGTCAATCTACCAGCTTTCTCTTTTCACCTTATTTTTCTGATTACTTCAGtaattaatttatgatattGCTGTTTATGTGTGAAATCAATCTTGTGTAAATAAGAAGTAAATTTAGACTGGAATTTCTGACTGTGATTAACAAACTGTTTGTATTTGTATCACATGGAAAATAGTCTTGTCATGTCATCGTTATAACATTTTCCCCCATGAATCATGCAATCGCACCTTATTCTCCCATCATCCTTTTATATTTGTGCAGTTTAATCTCGATGCATTATTTAACTGGTTTGGTATTGCTTCCTTGATTTCATTTGAACTAAGCTCATTGATTTTTGCTTGATTAGTGCAACTTCCAACAGCATCTTAGATCGTGCAATTGATTCAGAAGATGCCCTACATAAAGATTTCCTTAGGCTGGTAAAAGAGTTTATATGGAGTAATTATATTAGCATATAAAAGAATGATTAGACATTCAGCTTGTAAATTGGATCATTATGTGCAGGAGCATATTGAAGGGTATCATGAATTGTCTGCAAAAACAAAATCCTTCTTTTCCACTGCCGTTGCTAAATGGGATGCTGACTTCTATGTCAAGATAGATGATGATGTCCATGTAAATTTAGGTATGTTTCACATTGACCGTTGTTAGGTTGttattctttctatttatttgaaaactaaatatacATTTATCAAGATTGAGTTTCTTAATTCTTTCTCATGTAGGGATGCTAGCTACTACTCTTGCTCATCACCGTTCGAAGCCCAGAGTCTATATTGGGTGCATGAAATCTGGACCTGTTCTTTCTTCTAAGTAATTATCATGGACTATCTATCATGTTCATTGAGAGAGGGCGAGATTGATTATCTCTGCTATTTCTTCCCTTCATGGCACAATGATACCattcttttgtttgttttcattTGTGTATTCTTAAAAAGGATTtgacaataatattttttgcATTTTCTTTTATATCACAGGAGTGTCAAATACCATGAGCCTGAATACTGGAAATTTGGAGAGGAGGGAAATAAGTATTTCAGACATGCAACTGGGCAGATTTACGCAATCTCAAAGGAACTAGCCACCTACATTGCGGTCAATCAGTAAGGATATAACTTTTCCATGTGCATCTAGAGTTCATAAAGTGAATACATAATCTTAATCACGtctttaattaaaatcattcaGGCATCAACATGAGATGTGAAGTTTCTTAATACATTCAACTGTTTTCACAGTAAGTTTTTTAAGTGTGTAATGTTTAATGAACTAAAAGAATATGCGATCAATTTCAATGGATATCAGAAGCTTCTCACTTGAGCTTGCAGCTCTTTCTTAAGGTTTTTGACATTTTATGTTATCTTTTACAGTTATGGATTACCTTATCGAAAAAATTTACAGATTATGGATGGTAGATTTTTAGTTGTTAACTAACTAATGGAACGGTAAATGAGCACTAGCCTTGtgttaaaataaaacttttatgaATTTGGGcaagttatatatatatcctCTATCTCTCTGTTAGGAAGAAATCTGTATGTGGACCAGTCGTTATTTTATCTATAGATTGGGCACTTGTACCCGCCTCTTGTTCATGTCATTTTAAATTCAGAGAGTTGAAACTTGTGATGCAGGCCAATTTTGCACAAATATGCCAATGAAGACGTGTCCCTTGGTGCTTGGTTAATAGGCCTTGAAGTCGAGCATATTGATGATCGCAATATGTGCTGTGGGACGCCACCAGGTAATAGTTTCATTAGATATGGATGATCTTGTATTTAGATACAAACGGTAAGGTAAAGAACAAACGTTTACcttatttctccaaattcttTATCCCTTATTGCAAAGCATCTTTTTTATTCTGTTACATAGTATTATcttaaaacaacaaaaattttcAGATTGTGAGTGGAAGGCACAAGCAGGAAATGTCTGTGTTGCATCATTTGACTGGAGTTGCAGTGGAATATGCAAATCTGTGGAGAGGATCAAGAATGTCCATGAAAAGTGTGGTGAAGGGAATGGAGCTGTCTGGAGTGCCTTAATCTAGTTAAAGCTTCTCTTAGTCTACTTGGGTTTTTGACATTATTCACCTGTGATCAGACAAAGCTGGAGGTTGGGAGTTGAACTGGAGATAAAACATTATCAAAACACTGCAAGTAGAACCCTGAAAGAAGCAACGATGAATGGATTTGTAAGATTGCGAGGAAAATATTCACATAttcagaagaaagaaaaaagaaaaaaaaaagtttcttccACAAAGCTTCCAATTTTGTTCGTGTTTGTTAAATTCATTGATACCTCTGTTCCTTTCTCAGTCTTTCCTTTTGATTATAGAATTTATGTATTATAGCCAGTGTATTATGTATTTTAGGCTTCATTTGTATTCCCCTTACAAGGCCGAGTTCCCATTCAATGTGTCAGATTATGTTTATGTAACATTTCTTTGTATAGTGAAAATAAATAGAATGAACTTGTTTGTTTCATGATTTGTGTTAAAGGACTCCACCTTCTTCCTCCATAAACCTCAACTTCATATCGGAAGTAGTTATATCCTCAATAATCTGGATCTGATATCACCGGTGATAAATTTCTTGATGGAAAAGAGAGGTGCCCGGAATTTTACAGCGTAGAAGGCAAAAGAGGTAGAATAGCAACTGCATTGTTATCATAACCAAAGAAGTTTTGTTATTTGAGTATTTCCTCTACATGAAACACAGAAATTAAAGCtcctatgttttcaaaattaacaatCTAGCTAGGAAAAACTTGAGAGAGAGAACAGAGACAGGTCTGCTTGTAAAGATCAGAAGCTAGAAGAAGGCCGAGCTCGTGCGCCGCAGCTGGTATCTCGGCATTGGAATTGGATTTGAAGAAAATAGTCTTTCTGCTtcctgaaaaagaaaagaaaactacaGTTTCTTAGTATATGAACAAAATATAACTGTCTGGTAGAAGTAGTAGTTGTAATGGATGATGTACTTGCCTCTTGCTTTCTCAGCCAACTATTTGTTTTCCTCAAGCATAACACTTCATGCTCCAACTGATTTGTATAAGCCTAGAGtattaaaacaaacaaacatatgATGATGTACACGAAAAATGGTCATTTGTCCTAAAGTTTATTGtgtttgatgaacacttcaaaaATAGATGCATgattgaaagaacaaatttcataaatttaccTGCTTCCTGGCTCTGGACCTTGCAGCAGACTCCCGGTTCTTGATCATCCTCCTCTGCCTTCTTTCAATAGTCTTCTCCTTTATATCATCCAACTGTCTTCGTTTCCGTCCACAATTACCTTCCTGGAAATCAGAGTTCAACGAGGCCGACGTTGTAATCGACATGGCCTGCATATTGTAAACACCAAAATCTGGTACACTTGCATGATTGTAAACAGCTTGAGAAACTGGCAACTTGGAATCAATCAGCAATGCTCGTTGGTAATGCATCCAATCCATCCCTTCTGCTGAGGCTGAAACCTCGGCCATTGGATCAGGCCGTGGCTCGACATCTTCATTCCTTTTCCCAAGAAACAATGAAGCCGTGGACGCTGCAGGAGATGAAGAGGAAGGGTTATGTACCAGCTCTGCTTCTTCAACAGACATCACATTCCTCAAAACTAATTCATCTAAATTCATTTCCTATTCTAATGGCTTCTTGCCCTGCACCACTTGTTTTCTGTTCCTCTCTGCTACTTCAAAATCTGCACACTGAGACAAATGATGAGGGAAGGGGAAACAAGCCAAGTTTGGTGAAAGTTTTGAGGAGAACCCATAAATCCGATATGAAAAAGGATCTGGCAGATGGTGATTTGTTGAAAGGGATCCTATATTtcagagagaaaaagagagtaGTTTCTCAGTCCAACAGCCAAACCTGATATTCTTGCTAATTTTGTGGGATACAGAGATGGAAATTCAAGGGCTTAAAAACATTCTAATATTACCAATCTACTTCACTTTCTTGTCTTTCATTAGAATACAGTTGCACATTTCTGATCAAAACCATAGAAGCATTGTGACTTAGCATATGCCATCAAAATGCAAATATTATATTTGCTACATATGGTTTTGACGTTTATAATCTCATCTAAAAGAAATACACATATTGCATGCCCTTTTAATTTGAAAGTACCTTGTAGTTATAGTTGATATCAGTATATTCAAATGGATTTTTATCGaatgtgataagttgattaaaTAGGTGTTTTAagggtttttttattttattttattttatttttattttttaatgagtGAGAAGATTAAAACCTCACCTTTtagttaaaattatataatctaattttaattGTGCTTGGGTTGACCTATATGTTTTAAgtaacattttgattttttttttttgctcacgTTAGCTCTTTTAGtaataacttatttattttgtttttttttactttttaaatacGAGGTTCAAAATtcagccaaattttaaaaaagaataaaataaaaataaaaataagttataaaacaatgacaTTTTATCAGTTGGAATTGAACTGAGAAAATAGAAATATCGTATAAGTTAtgtttctttaaaatttgagtATTAATATCtttcagaagaaaaaaaaattgagaattgaTAGAATATACATGAGTTGTCTCAATCGCTTTTAAGGTGAGCGCGTCCCGCGCGTGTGGTAGAATTCCTTTTCGTACCGACCGAAACAAATGCTTCTCTTACAATCGGACTCCGATCTCATCTGCCGATTTCCACCCTAACGCCGATCCCTCGTTTCTCTCTCTCTGGTTCTCGTTTTGCCGTTCGATCCCTAGTCATGAATATCGCAAAACAAAGATCTGTTGTTGTTTCAAATCCTTTATTCATTTTGTATGCTTGCTTCGTACTCTTACTGTCACTCACAGTGAATATGAGCAATGCCTCCATCCATTTCTACGACAAAGAAGTTTTCATTGATGTCGGCAATGCTTTCCTTCTTTCCGGTGGCAGTGAAGGTCTTGCGGCTTCTCTCTCGGCCGATTCCGACACGTCTTCTGTCCGCAATGGCCAATCCTCCATCCAGTACTCTTTCTAACTCTTTGGATGTCTTATGTGTTTCCTTGCGAGTCAGTGTGGATAGGTTTTGTAGTTGAAATTTAATTGGATGTTAATTTCGTTGTTCTTGAGCTAGATCTGTGTTCATTTTGTTATAATGGGGTTAACATTTGATTTA
This region includes:
- the LOC120086535 gene encoding beta-1,3-galactosyltransferase 7-like isoform X2 produces the protein MKSRGTRKISVIWVPFFCLSFFFFGMLITNRIWSVSESNGQIISRRRHEQELQIVSEDNSIKIPAEKKDVMTEVYRTHEAIQSLDKKITMLNMDLVEARNSREMQSSDSHTPSIESSGNGNLPKKKMLMVIGINTAFSSRRRRDSVRETWMPRGEKLFQLEREKGIVVRFMIGHSATSNSILDRAIDSEDALHKDFLRLEHIEGYHELSAKTKSFFSTAVAKWDADFYVKIDDDVHVNLGMLATTLAHHRSKPRVYIGCMKSGPVLSSKSVKYHEPEYWKFGEEGNKYFRHATGQIYAISKELATYIAVNQPILHKYANEDVSLGAWLIGLEVEHIDDRNMCCGTPPDCEWKAQAGNVCVASFDWSCSGICKSVERIKNVHEKCGEGNGAVWSALI
- the LOC120086535 gene encoding beta-1,3-galactosyltransferase 7-like isoform X1 — translated: MKSRGTRKISVIWVPFFCLSFFFFGMLITNSRIWSVSESNGQIISRRRHEQELQIVSEDNSIKIPAEKKDVMTEVYRTHEAIQSLDKKITMLNMDLVEARNSREMQSSDSHTPSIESSGNGNLPKKKMLMVIGINTAFSSRRRRDSVRETWMPRGEKLFQLEREKGIVVRFMIGHSATSNSILDRAIDSEDALHKDFLRLEHIEGYHELSAKTKSFFSTAVAKWDADFYVKIDDDVHVNLGMLATTLAHHRSKPRVYIGCMKSGPVLSSKSVKYHEPEYWKFGEEGNKYFRHATGQIYAISKELATYIAVNQPILHKYANEDVSLGAWLIGLEVEHIDDRNMCCGTPPDCEWKAQAGNVCVASFDWSCSGICKSVERIKNVHEKCGEGNGAVWSALI
- the LOC120086535 gene encoding beta-1,3-galactosyltransferase 7-like isoform X3 — encoded protein: MTEVYRTHEAIQSLDKKITMLNMDLVEARNSREMQSSDSHTPSIESSGNGNLPKKKMLMVIGINTAFSSRRRRDSVRETWMPRGEKLFQLEREKGIVVRFMIGHSATSNSILDRAIDSEDALHKDFLRLEHIEGYHELSAKTKSFFSTAVAKWDADFYVKIDDDVHVNLGMLATTLAHHRSKPRVYIGCMKSGPVLSSKSVKYHEPEYWKFGEEGNKYFRHATGQIYAISKELATYIAVNQPILHKYANEDVSLGAWLIGLEVEHIDDRNMCCGTPPDCEWKAQAGNVCVASFDWSCSGICKSVERIKNVHEKCGEGNGAVWSALI
- the LOC120086537 gene encoding ABSCISIC ACID-INSENSITIVE 5-like protein 2 → MNLDELVLRNVMSVEEAELVHNPSSSSPAASTASLFLGKRNEDVEPRPDPMAEVSASAEGMDWMHYQRALLIDSKLPVSQAVYNHASVPDFGVYNMQAMSITTSASLNSDFQEGNCGRKRRQLDDIKEKTIERRQRRMIKNRESAARSRARKQAYTNQLEHEVLCLRKTNSWLRKQEEAERLFSSNPIPMPRYQLRRTSSAFF